The genome window CCTCCTCACTAGTTACTgcctctcagccaatcacagacgCTCCATGTTTGCTCATGTGTGACGTTGACCGGTTGTGGCAGATATGTAGTCTGTGTTTGCAATAATAATGggttaatttgtttgtttgggaaCTGATAAGCAGAAGCGAGATCCTCATTTTTATGAGTACCCAAGTGTTAGCACTTCGGACTCTGTTTTAATTTGGAACCAAATTTTCAGTTCCCAACCCTGgtgaataaatacaaattagGCTACAACTGCATCTGCACTAAATCATAACAGCATCCTTTCATATTACATTTTTGTCTACATAAGGTCCATAACAGCACAAGAGGACTGCAACAAGTCTCATCACTTTGGGCATCTCTTCTCCAAAACTAAGATTTCTTCTTTGCTGGTCAGATGACTCTACGTTTGTGATGCTGTGCACCCCTGACAGACGAGCAGCTACGTGCACAGGTTGGCATGAGGACAGACACTCACCAAACTCATCCTCCATGGCCATGATGATCTCCACCTGGTCCAAGCTGTCCAGACCCAGGTCTTTCATGAAGTGGGAGGTCGTCTGGAGCTGTGGAGCAGAACATAACTCCAGCGTGAGAAATGTCATGATCTGAACGTGAATCACGGATATTCCAAACAAATCCGGACTAGCATTCATTGAACTCTTTCTTCTCATTAGCTGGATTCTGTCTCCACAGCACAGAGTGAAACAAGCCTTTACTGTTATCAGCCTGTCACATACAACAAAGAAGAACTCTGTGTCTCGTTTACATGATCCTGTGAAAGGATCGTTTCAGGTCAACATTTCAGAGGATTTTCTTCACATATGGGAACAACGCCACATGCAACCTGTTAACCAGACACAGTGTGTCCATTGTACACTGACAGTTATTGCTAGTTAGCGCTCCCTCTCACCTTCTCAGGGTTGATCTTGTCGTAGAGTTTGAGGACATACATGACGCGGTCTTTGATGCTCTCTATGGTGAGGGGGGGCAGGTCCCCATACTGTCGGCACAACACGCCCACTGAGGGGatctgaagaggaagaagaggaggagagggtcaGGAGCAGGGAGGATGAGGTGCACAGAGGTCATTAAATGTGTGGCGTTCATTCAGAGAGAGACACCAGCTCATAAATTAGTTTGAAGCGATTTATGCTAACTTTCCATCTGTGGGTCGTGATGTTAGGAGCACAAACCGTTAACAAGCTGTAGCTGAAGAGTGCATGTAAAAAAATTATTCAGGAAAAAGACGATCTCAAGCACACAGGACGGACAAATAATCCCTGTTGCAACCGATCAATTAACAATAAATGATCAACCCACCAGCACCAGCTGTTGTCAGTATAAATGTGCAGGATCTGGGTTTTACTGGgtttttacatacttttactttttgttttattcgtGCATTAATCTTAATCAGGCTACACTACTTTAACACTCTCTCTACTGATTAATACGAACAAACAACAGGAAGGCTTCACCTCCGTACACATacaagcacagctgaaaacaccaCTACAAAACTTACATCACTTTATTAGCTTCTAATACAACACTAAACCAACTTCAAAACTCTACTTATAAAAGCACAGTGTCTGTCCTGGCAAAACCCGGCACATTTCTGACCTGCTCAACTCCCGGCTGCAGATTATCAGGCGGTGGATTTCTAACTGTACCAAAACTTTAAATCCAGATCCAGCGTTACTGTGTCCGCATTCAAAAACGAACCGAAAAACTTCTATATTTTCTAAAGCTTATGATaagctcctgtgtgtgtgtgtgtgtgtgtgtgtgtgtgggggggggggggggggggggggtgtagaCTTTACTAATGTCTTTGGGTGGGGAGGTGTTTTGATTTTCTTGCATTCTTTCATCTGTTATGTTTCTGATTAATtaaatgtgctatataaatagAACTGTGTTGCCCTGCTATAAGTACCTAATATGTAGCTAATACATGACTGTCAAAATGCAGAGACACTTGTAACCTGTCATCACCCTTAATGTGGGCAACATGCCATTACAGTATCATTGAATTAGCTGCTTCTCACACCCCCAAAACCAGTAATTACGCGAACAACATCATACATAATAACGTTACAAAACTACTTACACGACGCATCAATGTTTTATAGCTCTAAACGCCTGACTTATCCGGCAAAGCATCATTAGCTGTTGCTTAGCTAGAATTAGCTTTGTTGTGTGAGAAGACGCTTAGGTTGAGTTTAGGCAtccgtgtggctgcaggtgtaACAACATAAATGAACTCACCAAGTTTGCTAAcaagctagctggctagctatCCGACAAGCAAAACATGGCCGTTGTGTAATAAAAAATAGGACGTTAGAGGGTTTCAAGGATTTCAGGCGGGATATGACCCCAACAGATTTTCACTCATGGTGAAATAAAACTGCTCGCGTGCCACCATGAACTTTCAGCAGGCTCGGTTTGCCTGACAGTTTTGAAAGGCGTCGGTAGGTCACAGCAGCGAGCGCTAGGCCACGACTCTTCAATGTTACGGGGAGACTCACCCGGCTCTGTCCGAGCCACCGCGTCCTCCGGCTATCTGCAGCGAAGGAGAGAGGTCGGTGGATAGCTGCTGCTGGGACGGCAGCGGCTCTGACTGCCAGGCTGCCGGAGGAAAGCCTCAGCGAGGGCCGGGCGAGCGAGCGgacacactgctgcaggacACGAGCCGCCATGACGGAGAAAAGTGACTGGTGGTTCCCAGCGTGCAAGGCGAAGAAGAAACGGGGTCAAGGGCTCCGCGGTACGCATGCGCACAACACAGGCTGtgactttattttgatttttaaaatttatttattctttctaaaatgtcatttattaaatatgcaataagaaatacacacatattaACATTTGCTTTTATAAATGGTGATATACAAACGTGTTAAACTGCCAGGAATCAGCTCAAGGAAGACCAATCAATCACAGAATCACATTACGGATGAGTAGTTGAGTTGATGAGTAGTAATAATGATCAAGCCAAATGACCTGAAGGAACAGAATAATTCAAAACTTCAGACACACTTATAATTGTTGTACGATACAACTCAAATATAACAACTGCCAGATGACTGTTTCGTCTGCTTGGTGCAACAAAAACCATCGATGATTTGACATACAGCTCATACTGTCTGAAAATCCATTCATCAGAGTcgcagaagaagagaagctgtgagagctgacagcagaccggagagcagagagctgaaacaGATAGATGCGTTATTGTTACTCAAGTGTCCCCACTGTCTTTAACATTTTACCAAATTTCCAGCCATGGAGTTGTCTGAAATACTGTACAACAAAGCGGAGTACATTGAGACGGTAATGTGTTTGATTATAAGCcgctgttagctagctagtcGCTTGCTATTTGGCTAACTGAAGCTGATCGGGGCGTTGTGCGTTGGATAACTGAAACCAGCGTTTGTGCTCAGTCTAGCTAGACAACAAAGGCAGAAGCACACAATTATTAACCATTAACCAATTATTGTTTGATTTCAGGCTTCTGGCAACAAAGTGAGCAGACAGTCAGTACTGTGTGGGAGTCAAAACATCGTCCTCAATGGCAAAGtaaggagaaacacacctgccTGCCAGTGTAttctgcagctttctgtcagGGTTtaaattatgtgtgtgtttcttctgtgCTTCAGACTATTGTCATGAATGACTGCATCATCAGAGGCGACCTGGCTAATGTCAGGGTGGGCAGACACTGTGTGGTGAAGAGCCGGAGCGTCATTCGACCACCTTTCAAAAAGTTCAGCAAAGGGTAAAACGTCCTTTTCCTTTAGCTAACattgaagctacagctagccCATTCTGACAAAACCAAACGTTTTAGTGTCATAAATATTGTGctaatttatttatctttacTCGATTAGAGCTGTAGCGATTCATTGATGAGTTGTCACTATTTGACTAATCGGCAGCTATTTTGAGTATCCATTAATTGGTTTGAGTAATATTTGAAGAAAATATCTTGAAAAGTCTTTGATTCCAGCttactgaatatctttgggttgtggacaaagaaaacattttaggACGTCAATGTGTGCTTTGGGAAACACcgattgacatttttcaccattttctaaCATCTTAAAGGCCAAACAACGAATCacttaaatgagaaaatgatcGACAGATTAATcgacaataaaaaataatctttagtttTAGCCCTGGACTCAATAATGTGTATGACTGTTGGTGCTGACATACAGTTTAAACTATGGGCAGGTGATATATTCACTGGGAATATATTGATGATCTAAATGTGAATGGACAAGCAGGCAGAGGcatttattctgtatttaaatAATCAATATGTTCATAAGATTCACTTCAATATAACAAAGCATTTAAGACCAGGAAGACACTTCCAAAGTCTGTTACAATATTGTTATAATAAATGTATGTGTCAGTACAGTATCAATACACGATtgtaaggctgcaactaactttttttttccattatcgATTcatctgattattttttaatcatcattttCTCTATAAAATGTGAGCTAACACTGCAAATTGCTGATCACAATGTCCCAGAGACAGAAGCGATGCATtcaaatgtcatattttgtccaaactgaaacacagtCTGAAACTTaaagatattcattttaataatacataatttatttattttatttaattaatttaagacaaaggaaagcagtaaatcctcacagagaagctggaacaagccAAGTTTGGCCTTTTTGCtcagaaaatgactgaaacaactGATTTCCGAAAGAGCAGATTGAGTTTCTGCCAGGTGACGTACCAATCAGTCGCCTAATCGTTTCAGCTGGTATGCAACAGAGTACTGTGCGGCAAATATTCTCACCACCTGGCTGCGTTTGCGTCAGAAATAACAGGCAGGACTACAGATTTATTTTGTGACCTTAATTTCTCGTTGCTGCACCTGAACTTCATCTCTTTCCCcaccctcactgtcttcctccaGAGTGGCGTTCTTCCCGCTACACATTGGGGACCATGTCTTCATTGAGGAAGACTGTGTGGTCAATGCAGCACAGATTGGTTCCTATGTCCACATTGGC of Chelmon rostratus isolate fCheRos1 chromosome 17, fCheRos1.pri, whole genome shotgun sequence contains these proteins:
- the ndufab1b gene encoding NADH:ubiquinone oxidoreductase subunit AB1b — its product is MAARVLQQCVRSLARPSLRLSSGSLAVRAAAVPAAAIHRPLSFAADSRRTRWLGQSRIPSVGVLCRQYGDLPPLTIESIKDRVMYVLKLYDKINPEKLQTTSHFMKDLGLDSLDQVEIIMAMEDEFGFEIPDAEAEKLMSPEEIVQYIADKKDVYE
- the dctn5 gene encoding dynactin subunit 5, translated to MELSEILYNKAEYIETASGNKVSRQSVLCGSQNIVLNGKTIVMNDCIIRGDLANVRVGRHCVVKSRSVIRPPFKKFSKGVAFFPLHIGDHVFIEEDCVVNAAQIGSYVHIGKNCVIGRRCVLKDCCKILDNTVLPPETVVPPFTVFSGCPGLFSGELPECTQDLMIDVTKSYYQKFLPLSQI